A section of the Bacillus sp. HSf4 genome encodes:
- a CDS encoding lysophospholipid acyltransferase family protein yields the protein MYQFIGNAAKVILSLRGGIKVYNKENLPKDTGFVLACTHSGWVDVVALGVGILPHEIHYMAKKELFENKLSGSFLSSINAFPVDRENPGPSSIKTPIKLLKEGKIVGIFPSGTRTSEDVPLKRGAVTIAQMGKAPLVPAAYSGPSNGKELFKKGKMKLIIGEPLNQEDFAQYSSKEKLAKMTEALNESIKGLEQQLKQMS from the coding sequence ATGTATCAGTTTATCGGTAATGCTGCAAAAGTGATTCTTTCTTTGCGCGGCGGAATTAAAGTATACAATAAGGAAAACCTTCCTAAAGATACGGGTTTCGTGCTGGCCTGCACACATTCCGGATGGGTGGATGTCGTCGCATTAGGAGTCGGCATTTTGCCTCATGAAATTCACTACATGGCGAAAAAAGAGCTTTTTGAAAATAAATTATCCGGTTCTTTCCTTTCAAGCATCAACGCTTTTCCGGTCGACAGGGAAAATCCGGGGCCGAGCAGCATCAAAACCCCGATTAAATTGCTGAAAGAAGGAAAGATCGTCGGCATTTTTCCGAGCGGGACGAGAACATCGGAAGACGTTCCTTTAAAAAGAGGGGCGGTCACGATCGCCCAAATGGGAAAAGCGCCGCTTGTGCCGGCGGCTTACAGCGGGCCGTCCAACGGAAAAGAGCTGTTCAAGAAAGGCAAAATGAAGCTGATCATCGGCGAGCCGCTCAATCAGGAAGACTTTGCTCAATATTCGTCAAAAGAAAAGCTGGCGAAAATGACAGAGGCTTTAAATGAAAGTATTAAAGGGCTTGAACAGCAGCTAAAGCAGATGTCATAA
- a CDS encoding acyl-CoA thioesterase/bile acid-CoA:amino acid N-acyltransferase family protein, producing the protein MSPQPVLHAPSESRWDEKIEIKVTGLTPMEMIDIMVQAEDESGVNWRSHAVFQADPLGEVDPGAATPLKGTYQVQDQMGLFWSMQPVGSSCSFEKKTVHPAVFRIEVKRKGCVILRKEVKRVLLSETIDRQEVKENGWYGTFFRPHNAVRPPVIIVLGGSDGGLDETLAGMLSNYGYATLAIPYFQYKELPGQLMEIPLEYFQKAIAWLLRHDGINHDRIGIFGRSKGGELALLIASHFHESRFVISHVGGGIVFQGVGLKKLRRTSSWSFGRTPLTFASLPCFSILSLWTFIKQTITGRPQSFLSLYQKALRHVNDDHPSIIKAEHINGPVLLTSSTDDSVWPSALMSKKVAERLNKKGFPHSVLHLSFENAGHNIRPPYFPTAARQSRKVVYGGNTEADAKASRTFWRELLLFLEETALR; encoded by the coding sequence ATGAGCCCCCAGCCTGTATTACACGCCCCTTCCGAATCTCGTTGGGATGAAAAAATCGAGATCAAAGTCACCGGGCTCACACCGATGGAGATGATTGATATCATGGTTCAAGCGGAGGATGAATCCGGCGTCAACTGGAGATCGCACGCCGTTTTTCAAGCCGATCCACTCGGGGAAGTTGATCCTGGTGCGGCTACTCCACTAAAAGGCACATATCAAGTGCAAGATCAAATGGGACTTTTCTGGTCGATGCAGCCTGTCGGGTCTTCCTGCTCATTCGAGAAAAAAACGGTTCATCCTGCTGTTTTCCGCATCGAGGTAAAACGGAAGGGATGCGTCATCTTGCGCAAAGAAGTGAAACGGGTGCTTCTTTCTGAAACGATCGACAGACAGGAAGTGAAGGAAAACGGATGGTACGGAACCTTTTTCCGTCCTCATAACGCTGTCCGGCCGCCCGTTATCATCGTTTTAGGCGGCTCTGACGGAGGGCTTGATGAAACATTGGCAGGCATGTTGTCAAATTACGGATATGCGACGCTTGCGATTCCTTATTTTCAATACAAAGAGCTTCCCGGACAACTGATGGAAATCCCGCTTGAATACTTCCAAAAAGCCATCGCATGGCTTCTTCGCCATGATGGCATCAATCATGACCGAATCGGAATATTTGGACGGTCAAAAGGGGGAGAATTGGCGCTTTTGATCGCATCTCACTTCCACGAGAGCCGTTTTGTGATTTCTCATGTAGGGGGAGGGATCGTCTTTCAAGGCGTCGGCTTGAAAAAACTCCGGCGTACATCTTCCTGGAGCTTTGGAAGAACGCCGCTCACCTTTGCATCTCTTCCGTGTTTCAGCATTCTTTCCCTGTGGACATTCATCAAACAAACAATAACAGGGCGGCCGCAGTCTTTTCTCTCCCTTTATCAAAAGGCATTGCGTCACGTAAATGATGATCATCCCTCTATCATCAAAGCCGAACATATCAATGGGCCCGTCCTTCTCACGTCGAGTACAGATGATTCCGTATGGCCATCGGCACTCATGAGCAAAAAAGTCGCCGAACGGCTGAACAAGAAAGGCTTCCCCCATTCTGTTCTGCACTTAAGTTTTGAAAATGCCGGACACAATATCAGGCCCCCTTATTTTCCAACCGCTGCGCGCCAGAGCCGAAAGGTTGTATACGGGGGAAACACTGAGGCGGATGCCAAGGCCTCTCGGACATTTTGGCGGGAATTGCTTTTGTTTTTGGAAGAAACGGCTTTACGTTAA
- a CDS encoding TetR/AcrR family transcriptional regulator has translation MTKQLTRERIIQAALNLFKEKGFTAASTREIAEKAGVNHLTLFRHFGNKKNLFRESVIQHVTTDDFIRGLEEHLTGNLLADLTLIAETYFEENLEKDSVFWVYFRESTQDSGISELIMEIPRRLNRFLASYLAKHHNRQNISKERFCILSSMFFGLLNQYIMFHHLPAFKEAFYDQPEDYIEECVELFHARLEKEVLS, from the coding sequence ATGACAAAACAATTAACGAGAGAACGCATTATTCAGGCGGCTCTGAATCTCTTTAAAGAAAAAGGTTTTACAGCCGCTTCAACCAGAGAAATCGCCGAAAAAGCAGGTGTCAATCATTTAACCCTTTTTAGACATTTCGGCAATAAAAAAAATTTATTCCGGGAAAGCGTGATTCAACATGTCACTACGGACGATTTTATCCGCGGTCTTGAAGAACATCTGACCGGAAATCTGCTCGCGGATTTAACATTGATCGCAGAAACCTATTTCGAAGAAAATTTGGAAAAAGACAGCGTCTTTTGGGTTTACTTCAGGGAATCAACACAAGATAGCGGGATTTCTGAATTGATCATGGAAATTCCTCGGCGTTTAAATCGCTTTTTAGCGTCTTATTTGGCAAAGCATCACAACCGCCAAAACATTTCAAAAGAAAGGTTCTGCATTCTCAGCAGCATGTTTTTCGGGCTGCTCAATCAATACATCATGTTCCATCATCTGCCCGCATTCAAGGAAGCATTCTACGATCAACCAGAAGACTATATTGAGGAGTGCGTCGAATTGTTTCATGCAAGACTTGAAAAGGAAGTGCTGTCTTGA
- a CDS encoding DUF805 domain-containing protein, with the protein MKWYFKALKNYIGFQGRARRKEFWTFAIFSYLVLVIYGVIKGLMNLPLTGTDSFLGGLYLIAVFLPALAVTIRRLHDTGKNGGWIFIVFIPLIGMLTLLILLCLDGEKGENQYGPNPK; encoded by the coding sequence ATGAAATGGTATTTCAAAGCGTTGAAGAATTATATAGGGTTTCAAGGGAGGGCGAGACGGAAGGAGTTTTGGACATTTGCCATTTTCTCTTACTTGGTTCTTGTCATCTACGGTGTGATTAAAGGATTGATGAATCTTCCGTTAACTGGCACCGATTCTTTTCTGGGCGGACTTTATTTGATCGCCGTTTTTCTGCCGGCTCTGGCCGTTACTATTCGCAGGCTGCATGATACCGGAAAAAACGGAGGATGGATCTTCATCGTCTTTATTCCTCTCATTGGCATGTTGACTTTATTGATACTGCTTTGTCTAGACGGAGAAAAGGGAGAAAATCAATACGGGCCGAATCCTAAATGA
- a CDS encoding hemolysin family protein, with product MEIVNLIFVAVLIALTAFFVASEFAIIRIRSSRVDQLIAEGNKTAVSVKKVITHLDEYLSACQLGITLTALGLGWLGEPTVARLLEPLFTEWNIPSSVSHIVSVVIAFSFITFLHVVVGELAPKTLAIQKAEAISFAFAKPLIWFYRIMFPFIWALNGSARLLTKSFGLEAVSENEMAHSEEELRIILSESYKSGEINQSEFKYVNKIFEFDDRLAKEIMIPRTEVVSFPHDMKIKDMIDITKAEGYTRYPVEDGDKDNIIGVVNVKEILTACISGECSKEDTIEQFINPIIHVIETVPIHDLLLKMQRERVHMSILSDEYGGTAGLVTVEDIIEEIVGEIRDEFDIDEINEIRKIDEDHYILDGKVLVNQVNDLLGIQLDNEEVDTIGGWFLTQKYDVQKGDMIAEQGYEFTINEIDGHHVSYVEVQKAAEPLLEEAE from the coding sequence TTGGAAATAGTTAATTTGATTTTTGTTGCTGTTTTAATTGCTTTGACAGCATTTTTCGTAGCGTCTGAGTTTGCGATTATCAGAATCAGAAGCTCGCGGGTTGACCAGCTGATTGCTGAAGGAAACAAAACAGCGGTATCGGTCAAGAAAGTGATCACGCATTTAGACGAGTACTTATCGGCCTGCCAGCTCGGCATTACTTTGACGGCACTCGGCCTTGGATGGCTCGGGGAGCCGACGGTCGCCCGTCTGCTTGAACCGCTTTTTACCGAATGGAACATTCCAAGTTCTGTTTCACATATCGTGTCCGTTGTGATCGCCTTCAGCTTCATTACGTTCCTGCACGTTGTCGTCGGGGAGCTTGCACCAAAAACGCTGGCGATTCAAAAGGCGGAAGCGATCTCCTTTGCATTCGCAAAACCCCTGATCTGGTTTTACCGCATCATGTTTCCATTCATTTGGGCGCTGAACGGATCAGCAAGGCTGTTGACGAAATCGTTTGGCCTTGAAGCGGTTTCGGAAAACGAAATGGCGCACTCGGAAGAAGAGCTGCGGATCATTCTGTCAGAAAGCTACAAAAGCGGCGAAATCAATCAGTCCGAGTTCAAATATGTAAACAAAATTTTTGAATTCGATGACCGTCTTGCCAAGGAAATCATGATTCCGAGAACAGAAGTCGTCAGCTTTCCGCATGATATGAAAATCAAGGATATGATCGACATTACGAAAGCCGAAGGATACACGCGCTATCCCGTCGAGGACGGCGATAAGGACAACATCATCGGCGTCGTCAATGTCAAAGAAATACTGACGGCCTGCATCAGCGGAGAATGCTCCAAAGAAGACACGATTGAGCAATTTATCAACCCGATCATTCATGTGATCGAAACCGTTCCGATTCACGATCTGCTCCTCAAAATGCAGAGGGAACGCGTCCACATGTCCATTCTGTCCGATGAGTACGGCGGAACGGCCGGACTGGTTACGGTTGAGGATATCATCGAAGAAATCGTCGGTGAAATCCGCGATGAATTTGATATAGACGAAATCAATGAAATCCGCAAAATCGATGAAGATCACTACATCCTCGACGGAAAAGTGCTGGTCAACCAGGTCAACGATCTGCTCGGCATCCAGCTGGACAATGAAGAAGTTGACACGATCGGCGGGTGGTTCCTGACGCAGAAATACGACGTCCAAAAGGGCGACATGATCGCAGAACAGGGATACGAGTTTACCATTAATGAAATCGACGGCCACCACGTCTCATATGTAGAGGTCCAAAAAGCGGCTGAACCGCTGCTTGAAGAAGCGGAATAA
- a CDS encoding MerR family transcriptional regulator: MRRDADGAEKYRIGELAAAAGVTKRTVDYYTNLGLLTPDRSCSNYRYYDEVALKRLKFITDCKQQRLALSDIKMRLENQFPSSTVNDDEIGSLTAEIDHVNDNISVIINRMKRLNPDEREILKSRLSPEKMTVIQSFLLLL; encoded by the coding sequence TTGAGGAGGGATGCAGATGGGGCAGAGAAATATCGTATTGGCGAATTAGCAGCTGCAGCAGGCGTAACAAAACGGACCGTTGATTATTACACGAATCTCGGGCTTTTAACGCCTGACAGATCATGTTCAAACTACCGTTATTATGATGAAGTTGCTCTCAAACGGCTGAAATTTATTACAGACTGCAAGCAGCAGAGATTGGCCCTGTCCGACATCAAAATGCGGCTGGAAAACCAGTTTCCCTCTTCAACAGTGAATGATGACGAAATTGGAAGCCTGACGGCGGAAATTGATCATGTCAATGACAATATCTCCGTGATTATAAACAGAATGAAACGGCTAAATCCCGATGAGCGGGAGATTCTCAAAAGCCGGCTTTCTCCTGAAAAAATGACGGTCATCCAGTCATTTTTGCTGCTGCTTTAG
- a CDS encoding hemolysin family protein — translation MDDIVSLIIIGVLIALTAFFVASEFAIVRVRSSKIDQLIAEGNKRAVRAKQVVSDLDEYLSACQLGITITALGLGWMGEPTVRKVLHPLFESLHVSDSVSHALSVAIAFCLITFLNVVVGELAPKTIAIQKAEQITLWLAGPLHFFNVVMFPFIWVLNASARVLTGLFGLKPASEKDESHTEEELRILLSESYKSGEINPSEYKYVNKIFEFDNRIAKEIMVPRTEIASVSVDMPIDEALSVMLKEKYTRWPVYKGDKDHVIGMINTKQLFTDMLFMSDAEKKRLSLEAYVRPVIEVIDTVPVQKLLIKMQRERIHMAILTDEYGGTSGLVTTEDILEEIVGDIRDEFDEDETPLIQKVSEHEYIMDGKVRIDQVNELFADEIQEEEVETVGGLVLKENIDIAEGEAVHVGSYTITVLEMEGRLIKHVEIKQEQTTEHVELAPSNPIVVNEITLSEK, via the coding sequence ATGGACGATATAGTTAGTCTGATTATCATCGGCGTTCTGATTGCTTTGACCGCTTTTTTTGTAGCATCAGAATTTGCGATTGTCAGAGTGAGGAGCTCAAAGATTGATCAGCTGATAGCGGAAGGAAATAAAAGGGCAGTTCGGGCAAAGCAAGTGGTGTCTGATTTGGATGAGTACTTGTCAGCCTGCCAGCTTGGAATTACGATCACTGCTTTAGGTTTGGGCTGGATGGGTGAGCCTACGGTCAGAAAGGTTTTGCATCCGCTCTTTGAAAGCCTGCATGTTTCAGATTCTGTTTCACATGCACTGTCGGTTGCCATCGCTTTTTGCCTGATTACATTCCTGAACGTCGTGGTTGGCGAACTCGCTCCGAAAACGATCGCGATCCAAAAAGCCGAACAAATCACATTGTGGCTGGCAGGACCGCTGCATTTTTTCAATGTTGTCATGTTCCCATTCATATGGGTGCTGAATGCGTCGGCCAGAGTGCTGACCGGATTATTCGGTTTGAAGCCCGCTTCGGAAAAGGATGAATCCCATACCGAAGAAGAGCTGAGAATCCTGTTATCAGAAAGCTACAAAAGTGGAGAAATTAATCCGTCTGAATATAAATACGTCAATAAAATTTTTGAGTTTGACAATCGGATCGCCAAAGAAATCATGGTGCCGCGCACAGAAATCGCTTCCGTCTCTGTGGATATGCCGATCGATGAGGCGCTGTCTGTGATGCTGAAAGAAAAATACACGCGTTGGCCCGTCTATAAAGGCGATAAGGACCATGTGATCGGCATGATCAACACGAAACAGCTGTTTACCGATATGCTGTTCATGTCGGACGCGGAGAAAAAGCGGCTGTCCCTTGAAGCCTACGTCCGTCCCGTCATTGAAGTGATTGACACCGTCCCTGTGCAAAAGCTGCTGATTAAAATGCAGCGGGAACGGATTCACATGGCGATTTTAACGGATGAATACGGGGGAACGTCAGGCCTTGTGACGACTGAGGATATTCTCGAAGAAATCGTCGGTGACATCAGAGACGAATTTGATGAAGACGAAACACCGCTCATTCAAAAGGTTTCCGAGCATGAGTACATCATGGACGGAAAGGTCAGAATCGATCAGGTCAATGAGCTGTTTGCCGATGAGATCCAGGAGGAGGAAGTCGAAACGGTCGGCGGACTCGTGTTGAAGGAAAATATAGATATAGCGGAAGGAGAGGCGGTTCATGTCGGCTCCTATACGATCACGGTGCTTGAGATGGAAGGCCGGCTGATCAAGCATGTGGAAATCAAACAGGAGCAGACGACAGAACACGTGGAGCTGGCACCGTCAAACCCGATTGTCGTAAACGAAATCACCTTGAGCGAAAAGTAG
- the crcB gene encoding fluoride efflux transporter CrcB, with amino-acid sequence MIAAGFMIAGGIGSLLRFWLGNIIMSRVPKPRIPVSIMLINILGSFALGIFVSLGIDNHAVSIIVGTGFFGGFTTFSTFSVEAVELILAKRFSASAAYILLTLGLCIGGFWAGSVI; translated from the coding sequence ATGATCGCAGCTGGTTTTATGATTGCAGGCGGAATCGGATCTCTATTAAGGTTTTGGCTCGGCAATATCATCATGTCGAGGGTGCCGAAGCCGCGCATCCCCGTCAGCATTATGCTGATCAATATTCTCGGCTCTTTTGCCCTCGGCATTTTTGTCAGTCTTGGCATTGACAATCACGCGGTCTCGATCATCGTCGGCACGGGATTTTTCGGGGGATTCACAACATTTTCCACGTTCAGTGTTGAAGCGGTAGAGCTGATTCTCGCCAAACGGTTTTCGGCATCGGCAGCATACATATTGCTCACACTTGGCTTATGTATCGGGGGATTCTGGGCGGGGAGCGTCATATAA